From a single Theropithecus gelada isolate Dixy chromosome 10, Tgel_1.0, whole genome shotgun sequence genomic region:
- the RTCB gene encoding tRNA-splicing ligase RtcB homolog isoform X2 codes for MSRNYNDELQFLEKISKNCWRIKKGFVPNMQVEGVFYVNDALEKLMFEELRNACRGGGVGGFLPAMKQIGNVAALPGIVHRSIGLPDVHSGYGFAIGNMAAFDMNDSEAVVSPGGVGFDINCGVRLLRTNLDESDVQPVKEQLAQAMFDHIPVGVGSKGVIPMNAKDLEEALEMGVDWSLREGYAWAEDKEHCEEYGRMLQADPNKVSARAKKRGLPQLGTLGAGNHYAEIQVVDEIFNEYAAKKMGIDHKGQVCVMIHSGSRGLGHQVATDALVAMEKAMKRDKIIVNDRQLACARIASPEGQDYLKGMAAAGNYAWVNRSSMTFLTRQAFAKVFNTTPDDLDLHVIYDVSHNIAKVEQHVVDGKERTLLVHRKGSTRAFPPHHPLIAVDYQLTGQPVLIGGTMGTCSYVLTGTEQGMTETFGTTCHGAGRALSRAKSRRNLDFQDVLDKLADMGIAIRVASPKLVMEEVSS; via the exons GTTGAGGGCGTTTTCTACGTGAATGATGCTCTGGAGAAATTGATGTTTGAGGAATTAAGGAATGCCTGTCGAGGTGGTG GTGTTGGTGGCTTCTTGCCAGCCATGAAACAGATTGGCAACGTGGCAGCCCTGCCTGGAATTGTTCAT CGATCTATTGGGCTTCCTGATGTCCATTCAGGATATGGATTTGCTATTGGGAACATGGCAGCCTTTGATATGAATGACTCTGAAGCAGTGGTATCCCCAG GTGGTGTCGGGTTTGACATCAACTGTGGTGTCCGCTTGCTAAGAACCAATTTAGATGAAAGTGATGTCCAGCCTGTGAAGGAGCAACTTGCCCAAGCTATGTTTGACCACATTCCTGTTGGGGTGGGATCAAAAGGTGTCATCCCAATGAATGCCAA AGACTTGGAGGAGGCCTTGGAGATGGGGGTGGACTGGTCCTTAAGAGAAGGGTATGCCTGGGCTGAAGACAAGGAGCACTGCGAGGAGTATGGAAGGATGCTGCAAGCTGACCCCAATAAGGTTTCTGCAAGGGCTAAGAAAAGAGGCCTTCCTCAG TTGGGGACCCTGGGAGCAGGCAACCATTATGCAGAAATCCAGGTTGTGGATGAGATTTTCAATGAGTACGCTGCTAAAAAAATGGGCATCGACCATAAGGGACAGGTGTGTGTGATGATCCACAGTGGAAGCAGAGGCTTGGGCCACCAAGTAGCCACAG ATGCACTGGTAGCTATGGAGAAGGCCATGAAGAGAGACAAGATTATAGTCAATGATCGGCAGTTGGCTTGTGCTCGGATCGCTTCACCAGAGGGTCAGGACTACCTGAAGGGAATGGCAGCGGCTGGGAACTATGCCTGGGTCAACCGGTCTTCCATGACCTTCTTAACCCGTCAG gcttttgCCAAGGTCTTCAACACAACCCCTGATGACTTGGACCTGCACGTGATCTATGATGTTTCTCACAACATTGCCAAAGTGGAGCAGCATGTAGTGGACGGGAAGGAGCGGACACTGTTAGTACACAGGAAGGGATCCACCCGCGCTTTCCCTCCTCACCATCCCCTCATAGCTGTTGATTACCAA CTCACTGGACAACCAGTGCTCATTGGTGGCACCATGGGAACCTGTAGTTATGTTCTTACTGGCACTGAACAGGGCATGACTGAGACCTTTGGAACAACCTGTCATGGAGCG GGCCGTGCATTGTCCCGAGCAAAATCTCGACGTAATTTAGATTTCCAGGATGTTTTAGACAAATTGGCAGATATGGGAATTGCAATCCGTGTTGCCTCACCCAAACTGGTTATGGAAGAGGTAA